A single region of the Syntrophotaleaceae bacterium genome encodes:
- a CDS encoding alpha/beta fold hydrolase: MAATMIDQLRELVVQVGGNAQTALELEPDQAVAHNALDSLGFTAFIAALEEHFAIRVGDKSSVKLRSLKDFAQYVEAQLERSQDVDSCAADNGAAEAGDLTLDGAPLHYEIAGNGPPLLLLNGIGLDLSAWAPLVQALCGERRLVLLETRGSGLSGPPPEPCTTARLAADALALLDHLCLDSVDVLGFSLGGLVAQELALLAPNRIRSLVLAATAARLPGRTRRALDAWRHLLLTGVEAYAFRRQQFAWIFSPATLENDALIDGALATLASAPAPSARGFSAQADACLAHDSRDRAPRIDAPALVLAGADDVLLPATAAETLAGLLPRGRFEYHPGGHAFLSENTKVVARSVLQFLGSPARQRENKAQRKN, translated from the coding sequence ATGGCAGCAACAATGATCGATCAACTGAGGGAGCTCGTAGTGCAGGTTGGGGGCAACGCGCAGACGGCCCTCGAGCTGGAGCCGGATCAGGCCGTGGCGCACAACGCCCTCGACTCGCTCGGCTTCACAGCGTTCATCGCGGCCCTAGAGGAGCATTTTGCCATCCGGGTTGGCGACAAGTCCTCAGTAAAGCTGCGCTCCCTGAAAGACTTCGCGCAGTATGTCGAGGCCCAGCTCGAACGCTCGCAGGATGTCGACTCCTGTGCGGCGGACAACGGCGCAGCCGAGGCCGGTGACTTGACCCTCGACGGAGCGCCGCTCCATTACGAGATCGCCGGCAACGGACCGCCCCTGCTCCTCTTGAACGGCATCGGCCTCGACCTGTCCGCGTGGGCTCCTCTGGTTCAAGCCCTGTGCGGCGAGCGTCGCCTGGTGCTCCTTGAGACCCGCGGGTCCGGCCTCTCCGGTCCGCCACCGGAACCATGCACTACAGCCCGGCTCGCCGCCGACGCCCTCGCCCTGCTCGATCACCTCTGCCTCGACTCGGTGGACGTGCTCGGATTTTCGCTTGGCGGCCTTGTAGCGCAGGAACTGGCACTCCTCGCACCGAACCGGATCCGCTCGCTGGTGCTCGCTGCCACCGCGGCCCGCCTCCCGGGGCGGACTCGCCGCGCCCTCGACGCCTGGCGGCATCTTCTCCTGACAGGGGTAGAAGCCTACGCTTTCCGGCGCCAGCAGTTCGCCTGGATCTTCAGCCCTGCGACCCTCGAGAACGACGCGCTGATCGATGGGGCCCTGGCGACCCTCGCAAGCGCGCCCGCCCCTTCGGCGCGCGGCTTCTCGGCGCAAGCCGACGCCTGCCTGGCCCACGACTCCCGGGACCGGGCGCCGCGCATTGACGCCCCGGCGCTCGTCCTCGCCGGAGCGGACGACGTCCTCCTCCCCGCAACTGCAGCCGAGACCCTCGCCGGGCTCCTGCCCCGGGGGCGTTTCGAGTACCACCCCGGCGGCCACGCCTTTCTGTCGGAGAACACGAAAGTCGTTGCGAGGTCGGTACTGCAATTCCTGGGCTCGCCCGCGAGGCAACGGGAAAATAAGGCACAGCGTAAGAATTAG